One Lycium barbarum isolate Lr01 chromosome 5, ASM1917538v2, whole genome shotgun sequence genomic window carries:
- the LOC132641197 gene encoding uncharacterized protein LOC132641197, whose translation MDPTTDEQLDYGDEEYGGSHKIHQYHGSGTIPALAEDEMMGEDDEYDDLYNDVNIGEGFLLMQRSEGPTPSVDAGNGNFQAQKASFREARGGGIGSEEAKIPGVATEGKYAGTEVRFPEQKSGPVAEREIERPADAAQIARPSAITMTLNTQVGNSGYEGSMPMPQKTGADPIAMPEKNASEATPLVNSGSRVVPQMPTNQLNSSGNVNMNSPIISDTPIRSSLENGNTMLFVGELHWWTTDAELESVLTQFGKVKEIKFFDERASGKSKGYCQVEFFDPVSAAACKEGMNGHIFNGRACVVAFATPQTIKQMGSSYVNKTQNQVQSQPQGRRPMNEGVGRGGANYTPGDAGRNFGRGSWGRGGPGMQNRGPGGGPVRGRGGAMGSKNMMGNPGAGNGAGGAFGQGGLAGPAFGGPPAGLMHPQGMMGPGFDPGFMGRGGGYGGFSGPAFPGMMPPFPAVNPMGLPGVAPHVNPAFFGRGMAANGMGMMGTAGMDGGPHPGMWTDTSGGGWGGGEEHGRRTRESSYGGEDNASEYGGYGEVSHDKGARSSAVSSKKERGSERDSERRHRDEREHDRERYDNREHRYREERDGYRDYRQKEREPEYEEDYDRGQSSSRSRSRSRAVQEEGHRSRSRDTNYGKRRRAPSE comes from the coding sequence ATGGATCCAACAACAGATGAGCAGTTGGATTATGGTGATGAGGAATATGGAGGAAGCCACAAGATACACCAGTACCATGGAAGTGGGACAATTCCTGCACTGGCAGAGGATGAAATGATGGgtgaagatgatgaatatgatgatcTTTACAATGATGTTAACATTGGGGAAGGTTTCCTACTGATGCAGCGGTCAGAGGGTCCAACCCCTTCTGTTGATGCGGGAAATGGGAATTTTCAAGCCCAGAAAGCTAGTTTTCGTGAAGCAAGGGGTGGTGGTATAGGATCAGAGGAGGCGAAAATCCCTGGTGTTGCAACAGAAGGGAAGTATGCTGGCACTGAAGTCCGGTTCCCCGAGCAAAAGAGTGGGCCTGTAGCTGAAAGGGAAATTGAACGACCCGCTGATGCTGCACAAATAGCAAGGCCTTCAGCAATTACGATGACTCTCAATACTCAAGTGGGAAACTCTGGTTACGAAGGATCCATGCCAATGCCCCAGAAAACTGGAGCTGATCCTATTGCTATGCCAGAAAAGAATGCCAGTGAAGCTACACCATTGGTGAATTCTGGATCAAGAGTTGTTCCGCAAATGCCAACTAATCAATTGAATTCAAGTGGGAATGTTAACATGAATAGCCCAATTATTAGTGACACTCCTATAAGGTCATCTCTGGAGAATGGCAACACCATGCTTTTTGTTGGAGAATTGCACTGGTGGACTACTGATGCTGAGCTTGAGAGTGTGTTGACTCAATTTGGGAAGGTAAAGGAGATCAAATTCTTTGATGAGAGAGCTAGTGGCAAATCTAAAGGCTATTGTCAAGTTGAGTTCTTTGATCCAGTTTCTGCAGCTGCTTGCAAAGAAGGAATGAATGGTCATATTTTCAATGGGCGAGCCTGCGTTGTTGCATTTGCAACTCCACAAACTATAAAACAGATGGGTTCCTCGTATGTGAACAAAACTCAAAACCAGGTGCAGTCTCAGCCACAGGGACGGAGACCCATGAATGAGGGAGTTGGCAGAGGTGGAGCGAATTACACCCCTGGAGATGCTGGGAGGAATTTTGGTAGAGGTAGCTGGGGGCGTGGAGGGCCGGGAATGCAAAACAGAGGACCTGGGGGTGGACCAGTGAGGGGAAGAGGAGGAGCCATGGGATCGAAGAATATGATGGGGAATCCTGGAGCTGGCAATGGTGCCGGTGGAGCTTTTGGGCAAGGAGGACTTGCAGGTCCAGCATTTGGTGGTCCTCCTGCAGGTCTAATGCATCCTCAGGGCATGATGGGTCCTGGTTTTGATCCCGGTTTTATGGGTCGAGGAGGTGGTTATGGAGGATTTTCAGGTCCTGCATTTCCAGGGATGATGCCTCCATTTCCAGCTGTTAATCCTATGGGTCTACCTGGGGTGGCTCCTCATGTCAACCCTGCATTCTTTGGTCGAGGAATGGCTGCAAATGGAATGGGAATGATGGGTACTGCTGGGATGGATGGGGGGCCTCATCCAGGAATGTGGACTGACACAAGCGGGGGCGGATGGGGAGGAGGAGAAGAACATGGCAGGAGAACTAGAGAGTCCAGTTACGGTGGTGAAGATAATGCATCAGAGTATGGTGGCTATGGAGAGGTTAGCCATGATAAAGGAGCCAGGTCAAGTGCTGTGTCCAGTAAAAAGGAACGGGGTTCTGAGCGCGATTCCGAGAGGCGGCATCGTGATGAAAGAGAACATGACAGAGAGAGGTATGATAATAGGGAGCACAGATACAGGGAAGAAAGGGATGGTTACCGGGACTATCGTCAAAAGGAGCGTGAACCAGAGTATGAGGAAGACTATGACCGTGGACAGTCTTCTTCAAGATCCCGTAGCAGATCCCGAGCAGTGCAGGAGGAGGGTCATAGGTCTAGATCAAGAGACACAAATTATGGGAAACGTAGACGTGCGCCTTCTGAATGA
- the LOC132642635 gene encoding uncharacterized protein LOC132642635: protein MARKIMILALVFFAMVCMASAIDNAAAALKDAADAPIPVENNSIIGTINGSYENGAVAAAPVGAPISGNTFPNITLPPAPNTNGATTSTPDFITIATTIVSAAVAGSFFF from the exons ATGGCACGAAAAATTATGATTCTTGCTCTCGTGTTCTTCGCCATGGTCTGCATGGCCTCCGCCATTGATAATGCTGCAGCAGCTTTGAAAGACGCAGCGGATGCTCCAATTCCGGTTGAAAACAACAGTATCATTG GTACTATCAATGGATCCTATGAAAATGGAGCTGTAGCTGCTGCACCTGTTGGTGCACCAATTTCTGGAAATACTTTTCCTAACATAACCCTACCACCAGCACCCAATACTAACGGTGCCACCACTAGCACCCCAGATTTCATCACCATTGCCACAACTATTGTTTCTGCTGCTGTTGCTGGTTCATTCTTTTTTTGA
- the LOC132641199 gene encoding T-complex protein 1 subunit epsilon has translation MALAFDEFGRSFIILREQEQKSRLRGLDAQKSNISAGKAVARILRTSLGPKGMDKMLQSPDGDVTITNDGATILEQMDVDNQIAKLMVELSRSQDYEIGDGTTGVVVMAGALLEQAEKLLERGIHPIRVAEGYEMASRIAVEHLERVAHKFEFGLNDVEPLVQTCMTTLSSKIVNRCKRSMAEIAVKAVLAVADLERKDVNLDLIKVEGKVGGKLEDTELIYGIIIDKDMSHPQMPKQIEDAKIAILTCPFEPPKPKTKHKVDIDTVEKFQNLRQQEQKYFDDMVQKCKDVGATLVICQWGFDDEANHLLMHRNLPAVRWVGGVELELIAIATGGRIVPRFQELTPEKLGKAGIVREKSFGTTKDRMIYIEHCANSRAVTIFIRGGNKMIIEETKRSIHDALCVARNLIRNNSIVYGGGSAEISCSIAVEAAADKHPGVEQYAIRAFADALDSVPMALAENSGLQPIETLSAVKAQQIKENNPCCGIDCNDVGTNDMREQNVFETLIGKQQQILLATQVVKMILKIDDVISPSEY, from the exons ATGGCGTTAGCATTCGATGAATTCGGAAGGTCATTTATAATACTGAGAGAGCAAGAACAGAAGAGCAGGTTAAGAGGTCTCGATGCTCAGAAATCCAACATTTCTGCAGGGAAAGCAGTAGCACGTATATTGCGCACATCACTTGGTCCTAAAGGCATGGATAAAATGCTTCAAAGCCCCGACGGCGATGTCACCATCA CAAATGATGGTGCCACCATCTTGGAGCAGATGGATGTCGACAATCAGATTGCAAAGTTGATGGTCGAATTGTCACGGAGTCAAGATTATGAAATTGGCGATGGAACCACTGGAGTTGTTGTCATGGCTGGGGCACTTCTAGAACAAGCTGAGAAGTTGTTAGAACGTGGTATTCATCCTATTCGAGTTGCAGAAGGGTATGAAATGGCTTCGAGGATTGCAGTTGAGCATTTGGAGCGTGTAGCACATAAGTTTGAATTCGGTCTGAATGATGTTGAGCCTTTGGTTCAAACTTGCATGACTACTTTGTCATCTAAGAT TGTGAACAGATGCAAGCGTAGCATGGCTGAAATTGCTGTTAAAGCAGTTTTAGCAGTTGCTGATTTAGAGAGGAAGGATGTAAACCTGGACTTAATCAAAGTTGAAGGAAAAGTTGGTGGAAAGTTGGAGGACACAGAGCTAATTTATGGTATTATAATTGACAAAGATATGAGTCATCCACAGATGCCAAAGCAAATTGAGGATGCCAAAATTGCAATTTTGACATGTCCTTTTGAGCCTCCTAAACCAAAGACCAAGCATAAGGTTGACATTGATACTGTTGAAAAGTTTCAGAACTTACGGCAACAGGAGCAGAAGTACTTCGATGACATGGTTCAGAAATGCAAG GATGTTGGTGCCACCTTAGTTATATGCCAGTGGGGTTTTGACGATGAAGCTAATCACTTATTAATGCATAGAAATTTGCCTGCTGTTAGATGGGTAGGTGGCGTGGAATTGGAGCTGATAGCAATTGCCACAG GTGGGAGAATAGTTCCAAGGTTTCAAGAGTTGACACCTGAAAAACTTGGCAAG GCTGGTATTGTTCGGGAGAAATCTTTTGGTACAACAAAGGATAGAATGATTTACATTGAGCATTGTGCAAATTCAAGAGCAGTAACTATATTCATCCGTGGTG GCAACAAGATGATAATAGAAGAGACGAAACGTAGTATCCATGATGCTTTATGTGTTGCTAGAAATCTTATTCGCAACAATTCAATTGTATATGGTGGTGGTTCAGCAGAAATTTCTTGCTCAATTGCTGTGGAAGCTGCTGCTGATAAACACCCAGGAGTTGAACAG TATGCCATCAGGGCATTTGCAGATGCTTTGGATTCTGTGCCCATGGCACTTGCTGAGAACAGTGGTCTCCAGCCCATCGAAACTCTATCTGCTGTTAAGGCTCAGCAAATTAAG GAGAACAATCCTTGCTGTGGAATAGATTGTAATGATGTTGGCACAAATGACATGCGTGAGCAAAACGTCTTCGAGACTCTAATTGGAAAGCAACAACAGATTTTGCTTGCAACTCAGGTTGTCAAGATGATCCTAAAGATTGATGATGTGATTTCTCCATCTGAGTATTGA
- the LOC132641200 gene encoding probable pectate lyase 5, producing MAMPLSFLLSLFLAPIFTFSSHVPDPEVIVQEVNQKINASRRNLGYLSCGTGNPIDDCWRCDPNWEKNRQRLADCAIGFGKQAIGGRDGKIYIVTDTSDDPVNPKPGTLRYGAIQDEPLWIIFSRDMVIKLKEELMLNSFKTIDGRGGSVHIAGGPCITIQYVTNIIIHGLNIHDCKQGGNAYVRDSPEHYGWRTLSDGDGVSIFGGSHVWVDHCSLSNCRDGLIDAIRGSTAITISNNYMTHHNKVMLLGHSDSFTRDKNMQVTIAFNHFGEGLVQRMPRCRHGYFHVVNNDYTHWEMYAIGGSASPTINSQGNRFLAPNDVSNKEVTKHEDAAENEWKNWNWRSDGDLMLNGAFFTRSGAGASSSYAKASSLSARPSTLVNSITMNAGALGCKKGKRC from the exons ATGGCAATGCcactttcctttcttctttctctttttttagCTCCTATCTTCACATTCTCCTCCCATGTTCCTGACCCTGAAGTTATAGTCCAAGAAGTTAATCA GAAAATCAATGCATCAAGAAGGAACTTAGGCTATTTATCATGTGGCACAGGCAACCCCATTGATGATTGCTGGAGATGTGACCCCAATTGGGAAAAAAACAGGCAAAGATTAGCTGATTGTGCTATTGGCTTTGGCAAACAAGCCATTGGTGGAAGAGATGGCAAAATATACATAGTTACTGACACTAGTGATGACCCTGTGAACCCAAAGCCAGGCACTTTAAGATATGGTGCAATTCAAGATGAACCTCTTTGGATAATATTTTCTAGAGACATGGTCATTAAGTTAAAAGAAGAATTAATGTTGAATTCATTCAAGACTATTGATGGTAGAGGTGGTAGTGTACACATTGCTGGTGGTCCATGTATTACTATACAATATGTTACAAATATTATTATACATGGTTTGAATATTCATGATTGTAAGCAAGGTGGGAATGCTTATGTTAGAGACTCACCAGAGCATTATGGTTGGAGGACATTATCAGATGGAGATGGGGTTTCTATTTTTGGAGGAAGTCATGTTTGGGTTGATCATTGTTCTTTGTCAAATTGTAGAGATGGGTTAATAGATGCAATCAGGGGATCTACAGCCATTACTATTTCCAATAATTATATGACACACCATAATAAG GTGATGCTTTTGGGACATAGTGATTCATTTACTAGGGACAAGAACATGCAAGTTACCATAGCTTTTAACCATTTTGGAGAAGGGCTTGTGCAGAGGATGCCAAG ATGTAGACATGGATATTTCCATGTGGTGAATAATGACTACACACATTGGGAGATGTATGCAATTGGAGGAAGTGCTTCTCCAACTATCAACAGCCAAGGCAATAGATTTCTTGCTCCTAATGATGTCTCCAACAAGGAG GTGACAAAACATGAGGATGCAGCAGAAAATGAATGGAAAAACTGGAATTGGAGATCTGATGGTGATTTAATGCTTAATGGAGCTTTTTTTACAAGATCTGGTGCTGGAGCTTCTTCTAGTTATGCAAAAGCTTCAAGTTTAAGTGCAAGGCCATCTACTTTAGTTAATTCTATTACAATGAATGCTGGTGCACTTGGCTGCAAAAAGGGCAAAAGATGCTAA